From the Corythoichthys intestinalis isolate RoL2023-P3 chromosome 6, ASM3026506v1, whole genome shotgun sequence genome, the window TctctgaacatttttttaacgACTGGTGGCTCATAAACCTACCAGCCCATGGCCATAGTTGTCGGAGTCCGAGGCGAGGTCGTGGCTCCAGGACGTCGGGAAGGACGGAGGGGGCTGGGAGCCGTAAGAGCCACCGCTGCTGTTGTTCCCACCATAGCAGTCGGTGGGCACCATCAATTCCCCGAACGGCTGCTGGACGCACGCAAAGCCGCTCTCCTGTGCATGAACACCGCACCCCATGTCGGGGACTGCGAAGGAGGCGGGGCGCTGCTCTAGATCTGGAGCGCCACATGTGCCGGGGTCCACAAGGGTGATGGTGGGGGCTTCCACGTAGTTACctgcatttaattttaaaaatgaaggaACACATTAATTCGCCATCGCTGAATAAAACAAGCAAAAGAGCTTCCACCCGTTCAGTTGAATGGCAAAATTCACCCAGCCCCCCTAATAGGGCTATAACTGGTGGGTGGGGACTCTCTTTACATACAAATATAGTTGTATGAGAAAACAACGGGGCGCCGGATCCCTGCTTCGTGTCTTTTATACATGTATCCCGTATAATGTTCTCGGAAGGGTTAACAAATTCGTATCAACCCAAAAATGTGCCAATCCGGGTCCAGGCAATTTTCATTTTGACAGTGCGGCAGTTCCAAGAACTTCTAGTCAATCACCAGGAAGACATTTAAATTACCTCATAATTTAAGTGTGTGATGTCACGACATTGCCATCTTTATAAATAGGAGCCCAGCGCACTTAAAATTTTGGTTGTCAAATGTTGCAATGATCTGCGTGGCCTTTTATGTGAGTATGTTTGTTCCTGGACTTGGGTTCAGTCCACGGTTGCAAAGGGATTAGTATGGTTTTGTCACACGTTTGGGTCATTTGTAATATGCATGCTGTCAGACCTTCGGAAATGCAAGAGAGGCAGTGGATAACTTGTTTGGTGCATTTTGTAGTGTGGAAATTTTCGTGGAGTGGAGTCTTACATGGGAGGGTAGACGCACAGAGAGCCTGAAATTCCGAGCAAGTTTGAGATACCTGAATAGAACAAAGAAAGGACATTTTGAAATAGGAGAAACTTGCATGATAAGTATTGTCAATATTGCACGAgccaatatactgtatgtacacacTGCAATATTGTTTGGGCGTGTACTGCTGGAAGGGCATTCACCCATGCGTGTGAATTTTATTTCTGGTAGTTTGCAGGCAATACATAATGTCATGAGAAGAGTGCATTGTATTACCGTTTTCACCTTTTTACGGTTGGCCTCGCGGGCTCTGTGCCTCTGAAGGAGCTCTTTGACTGTAGTCTTCACTCTCACTCCCTGGTACACCCGCGGTTTATCTGCATAGGGGTGATAAGTGGGGGTGTAAAATCAGCATGCCACTCATGTTTACCAAACACTGTTCGATAACAAACTCTCAGACTCAAACTCATGTCCCCTGGCCTCCGCCCTGCAGCGCGCCCTCCGCGCCCACCCCCCGTGCAGAATCCCTTTCACTTATCTCATGTTTTCTTCACTATATATAGTAGCAAAAGagtatttctttctttctttctttctttctttctttctttctttctttctttctttctttctttctatcTTTCTTTCTATCTTTctatctttctttctttctttctttctttctttctttctttctttctttctttctttctttctttctttctttctttctttctttctttctttctttctttctttctttctttcagaatctCCTAATGTACCCAAAAATATTTCCTGGACTGAATTCAATGTCATCTCGATGTGACATGCAGGTGTTTTAGATATGCAAAGAtgtaaaatgattataacaataaattaaaatataataaaaatattttgcacATGTTGTTCTTGATTTTCTATTTCCCCCGCCAGTTTTCACCGTGCGTAAAAGCGCACATACTCTCCCCTCAGCGCGCCCGTGGCTTCACAGGAGTGAGCCTCTGTGCTCTTTCCCGGTCTACGCTCCCCCTTTCCAGCCACTCGCTTGCATGAACTTCCGACCTCCAAGCGAGTGAAATCTTTCACTCTCAGCGTGGATCGGCACGACGCGCGCGCTCCTCGAAGCACCCCACCCAAGCCGGAAAACCTTGGTAAGATGTACAAAAACGCCACCGTAATTTACGTGTATGATTTGTAAGGCATTGATCAGATAAATCGGTGTAAATGCGTGTGTTTGACGGTCGCTCAAGAAAGTTGACGATGGCCACAAAAAAAAGCGATGCGTTCTAGTAGAATCCAAACAAattaaaccaacaaaaaaaataatcgcgAATCGAGTCGGAAAACATCCTGTGATTTGTGAAAAATCAAAGTATACGTGAATTATGAGTATAATCAACTTCCGCGCTAAACGTTTTCGATTGGAATTTGGTGTACTATGGATTACTTCAGGGGAGAGTTCTATTTTGCTGCAAACAATTTGCTTTCCGATCTCTGTTTTTCATGTGCTAAAAACTACTCTTCGAGATTTTGTGAAGAATCGAGTGGAAAACATTGCATATGTGCGCGTAATATTCGCCCAAAGCCTCAAATCTGCATTGTACGCAGGGACAATTTGATAAGGCACTAATCAGGGAAGCCATCTGATAAATATTCATACAGCTAAACGCTAGTCCATGATTTGTCTTAAACGTGGCAAATAGAGAGCCAAAATTAAACGGCAGACACATCCCACTGTAACACGTTTACTCACGCCAGTTGCACACCAGAGTCTGAAGAACAAATAAAACTATGCAAATGCTGTTTGTTTTTTGGAATGGCTGTTGGATCAAATTTAGATcgcctcattaaaaaaataaataataaaaataattataaacaCAGCGCTGATTATTAGTGAGAGGCACAGGTTAATTTGAACGAAATATGCCTCCTCTGCCGAACCAATAAACAGGTGGTGACCtattaaaatgtataaaaaagtgtcatctttttttttttaaacacagtaaATCTTTccattttgaacgaattgtctgCTGCACATTTAAATGAGGAAACTCCTGCTCCCCGTATGATTTAGCTCGTGTTTTAATTATCATTTCAAACGTCACTTATGCTctctttttgtgtttaaacagGAGAAAAACTACAAGTGAATTGGACTTGATGAAAATCCTAAACTCACCAGACATGACGACAGAGATGATGAGAAGTTTCCCTGATGAAGACCAGTGATGATCCTCAATGTCCCTTTCTGCTTCAGCACAATGACCAAGAACGAAAATTGTGCAAAAGTCTccaaaaatagcaaaacaaatctGCTAGAGTGGCGTCAGAGCATACAACAATATTGTAATATAGCTGGGAACATATTAGTTTGGGATTTTCTCCCTCCATGCCTACTATTTAAAACCCCTAGAACTCAATGATTTGACAATGATTTGATTGCGCGTTACTTTCAATTTGAATATTCAGAAGCAACCGAGTTATATCGATTTTTCAGCTAAATCCACAACTATAATGCATTCTATATATGCCCTTTTAATATATCATAGCTGTATTTTACACTTTGATCGAAAATAAATCGTATTTTTATTCCTTTATCCACCTTTTCCAAGATGCGTCTCCTCATAAACACTACGGCAATAGTGCGTCCTGTGCGCAATTTAAACAGCGCATCTTGACATTCAGAGGTGACCACATATTTAAGGGGCTCACCCCACACATCGAAAGTGGCATTAGATACGTTTAAGACTTTAATATTGGGAAAAAGCGGATCAAAGTGGGACTCGAGTGGGCGTGGCAAATGGCAGTAGCCATTTTAGAATCCGGGGGCCTTTCAACAAGTGCACAAAGAACAGAAAATTCCACATATTCGGCAGAAAGGGCCACAATCAAATGTGCTTGGCGTTTcaaacatgtatatatatatttttttttttctatttttgaaatatttaaatcaCATGACTACTAAGACATAttagaaaacacaacaacagcaatataaaaataacagaaatacCATGATTTTAGGCTGAATCTACCTATTTGGCTTTAATGCTGCTGTTGATtgtatttgcaaaaaaaaaaaaaaaaaaaaaaaaacactttttagtTGAtcatttaatattatttttcaaaacatgatGGCAAATTGTGGAAAATAACTCAGAGACAAACAAATGTTACAAGATTATTATGAATACACGGATAAAAGCAATCAAATGAAAAGTAAGATTAGGATCACCCACCCCATCCATCTTTCTATTCATCTATTATCATTGTTAACTTAGTGGTAAAGTATTTTTTCCAGTATAGACATAAttaattttggggaaaatcagaaaaatgttcatattttgtttggaaaaaaatatttctgtgATTGAATTTATCATGCTTTATGAAATAAAgttttggttgttgtttttttccaagtgatttttttttcgtaCTCATGAATAATTGTCTTTTTCCGGAATTTACATTCTAACAGTTAGTCCACTTTTTACAGACGGCCGCTTTCTTTCCTGAAGCGATGGTATGTCGCCCCTTGGTGGTCAAAATGTGACCACAACCAACCATTACACGCGTTTTTCACTGAAAGGTTTTTAGCAAggtcgtaggtttggtctcaacattggtagggacgatataaccgcataacatgcatgtattctttttgctggggacgggacatgaaTAAAACCAaatagattgggtgaacggggatcagggctatatttctcacgaatatgaagctataggctaaatgatcaatgcaaaataaatctgtgttgactaactttcatgtctattggttcaggtgatattctattcgattcaaacctactaaagaaacatttttgaaacctTGCAAATTGAAATTGCAATATCAAATTACCGTATATTgacatcaaaataaaagcaaacgttttaataatctCTATTTCTAATATCTATccaccaaaaaaataaacatttgtcttaagaccatttaacattgtctgtctaaataaataagttaaatataagtgaaaaaaaaattcttagagtgtaacaaaaacattaaaatggaaccttccttcaggtaaaaaactactgcttttgtccaaaaGCATAGCCaaacttaacaaaaaaatgaaaatattttttttaaataaataatgtagaaaataaattaatacattttagataaatgcaagtcatcggCCTATTTAACGtgcgtttgggggggggggcagaaatAAATTGCTTCTTTTTCAAGTATTTTAAACCCAAAATATCCTCCACTTGACCAAATATAGAACATTCACCTTAATTTTAGATGAGAAGCATGTGTTCAGTGTACCCtgatttaaaagtaaaataatcATAAACAATTGCAGCTGCAAATACTTCAGTTTGAGGTATTTACCTTTAGTTAAAATACCATGCAAGAGAATATCTCTAATTAAATTCCACAAAAGTCTATCATTAAAACTATTTAGTAACTaaatcttgattttttttccctttgttcTCACAGGGCTGAAAAAATGAACTACTTGTATTGAACTAAAAGCATGTCAAATAAAATTGTAGGTTCATGTCACAACAACATATAAAGGTCTCGACAACACCCCTACACATGCAACTCCATATGCGATATAaatcacaagaaaaaaaaaaaaaaaaaagtcaggcaTTAACATGCACGGTATGTTAATACAAAGAAACTGCTGCAGACTGCTAGACAATTGGATTACAGTGGCACTGTTGTGATAGAGGTTGTCCAAATCTATAGGTTTTATACTCTTGTGTAACATTTCCACACATTTTATATAGGGCTTTCCTTTCAGAAGGAGAAATCAAGTATTTTTATTcatcaaatatttttaatgaatcaaaaacaattaaaactcattcactgtcatCGATGGTGGTAGACATCCAGTCCCGTTGAAGTGAGATGGGGTGGCaatgaattcattcattcactggcAGCTCTTCcagtttaaattaatttgatgtcCCTTACtatcaattgcagccaatgagttaagaagatattttttaaaattagtttGATCAGGAATCTTGACCAGGAATTTAAACTCCAAAATGTTGTGTTCACAATCCTTcacaacaaataaataacaaacggTGCTAAAGCAAGCCTTGTAgttgtttgtattattttactttaaGTGTGTCCAGGTGCTTGTTGAGTTTATCAACACCAACAAAGATGAAGCCAATCCACTTATCCCTGTGATGTGAATTTTGGGAATTAATTGTTTTTtctagttatttaaaaaaaaaaaaaaagttttttcagtaGGCTCTTCTGAGCTCATATGGAGACCAGCCACTCACGTTGTCCTCCTTATCCCAGGAAGTATGAGCCTCCAAATTGAGAGGGAGACTGCTGTGGCTGTCGACTGCTTCCTCTGTGACAATCTTAGACATCAGGTCAGTGTTGATGTAAGGAGGACAGAGGAAGGAGGAAGGTGGGGCTGCGTAGGAGTTGTTGGAAGTTAAAAGGTGATAGTTCGCATCCTCAAGGGAGTGAAGGGTGTAGGACTGGCTGCTGGAAGCCAGCCCAATGGATGAGCCTTGGCTTGGCTGGGAGGGGCTCCCCTGGGAGTCTGGGCTGGGCATTGATGAGGGGACAGAAGCCAAGTTGTCTGGGCAAAGAGGTTCCACCTGTGGAACTGGCTCTGGAACCGATTGCTCCCATGAGTCTCTCTGAGGGGAAGAACACAAAATAAAGACAGTTTCTTGATAATGTGCATCAGTCCCTATAGTGGGTCAATCTCAGCATATAAATATTGTGTTGCTCTTGTAGTAGTAGATAGATGAATCACTAGATTAGCCGCATTAGGCTCACAGTATATACGCTAATAAAGCATTATTTGAATCTATACATGTGCATCTGCTGTGGTCTAGTACAATTCTTTTGTCGTACCAGCACTTCCTGTTTTAGTAATTTTTTCCCCCGCGACCACCTGTTTGCCGCCGAGTCGGCCGAGAGACATTTTCATAGTCAACCTGTCGTCTTAATCGACTATTTTTTTTACCTCCTGTGTGGGATCAACTAAAATAGCTTGAAAATGACATTCTGGGCACTTTCGATGTAAATTGCTGTGCAAATCTGGTAAAATGGCATctaagtagggatgtcccaaccCGATAACGTGATGGGAAATCAGGGCGATCGTGCCATTTTCggcatcgggtgaaaaggatcaagTTTTTAATTAtaacaaatatatttatgtttttctgcttcacgcTCGTAACACCTCTCACCTTCCTTCCTGCTGCTTTCTttagtcaccagtgcagctggcgtttggtacttaaagttaacgatgattgaaaggtttgtattttttatttagcgAGAGAAGGCTCGgtcgctctacgatcaaaggcataaatgtgtcaatcatcatttagtcAATCTTCGTTTTCGAGAGGCtgctctcagcagcgtgagcgtcaaagcgtgagtgaatttgagtggattcactcaatgaagcatgtaataaagacaagcatttttctaccatattcttgtttaaaaatcattctcattatgaaggcggcacggtgagacagtggttagcacgtccacctcGCAGTTCTGGGATTGTGGATTCAATCCCgactccggccttcctgtgtggagtttgcatgttcttgccctgcctgtgtgtgttttctgcGGGTTTCTGCCACAtccccaaaaaaatgtgcatggaATGCTGACTGAatactccaaattgtccgtaggtgtaagtgtgtgcgtgaatggttgtgtgtcaatatgtgccctgcgactgtCTGGCAAcatgttcagggtgtacccagtCTACTGCCTGGAGTTAGCTCTGATAGGCTCAAGCACCccatgaggataagcggtttaAGAGATGAAcgaatgttatggagagtgattaaaagtatggcatTAAAGGTgatacaatgaaaaatgtggatgCGCCTACATTTTATGCTGGTGCATCTCAAGAAAGAGTTTGGCCCAGCAGTGCAACCAatacaaaaagtaagtgtgggaCCTTGGCTATAtatagcaatgtcatttttttccaatatagaatagaatagaatagaatagaatagaatagaatagaatagaatagaatttggTATCAGATCGGGACTCGGCATCGGCAAAttatcaaaatcaggtgactcggactgggGTGCAAAAATATACGATCAGGACATCCATTATCATTCCATCCAAtccgttataaaaaaaaaaaaatgcaaagaaatATAAACCTTAGTGCCAATTTAAATAGGAATCTctcgcacacacgcacacacccaaTTCTTACCATATATACATGTGATGACTCGCCACTGAAGGGAGGAGGCAAAAGAGACGATAGGGCCGCAGAAGGCAAGAAAGATCCTCCAGAGCTGGAGAAGTTGGCAGTGGTGTTGCGGTATTCACTGAAAGTGTCAGGGTAGTAGGTGTCAATAAGAGAGAAGCTAGATGTCTCACAGCTCAGTGTTCTGCCTCCATAGGTGGATGGGTAAACATCTGATGAAAACTGCTTCGTAGatgaggcaaagtctgagtccgATATGAAAGGACGCCTCATACCATAGTAGCTGGGTAACATATGAGAACCTGTTAGGAATAGTAGAACGGAATTACCACAACAATTTACTCAAAGCTTCCTAGAGACTTAAACATATAACTTCCTCTATTCAAAAAACACAATATTGCTACATTGCAATGCTATTTATCATTCTCCCTACAGGTCTGTAGTTGAAACCTACGCTAGGTTTAGGTTATGTATTCAGATCCTTATGTCCGtctgtatttttgtgttcaAGGTAACTGAAGAACAAATGAAGGGATTATTATCATACTTGCAgtatatgtttgtaatatgaaatggaAGAGGTTATTTGATTTTTGAGTTATaaagtcaaaggtcacagaggtcagaaaatgaATTTCACGATAAATAGACTAACCCTTAATCAAGTTAACTTAGATTTGCGTTGTTGGTAATATGATGAGAAGAGAaagggtcaaaaatcacagaagTCAGGAATTTGGCGATTGTTTGACTCTGCTTCTTAGGCAGAGCTCTACTCAGAGTGTTCGAGTTTAGCAATATGTTCATTGTAAGTTTCATTTGTgcacaccagtgttgttttcagcagaccttttaatttttaccttagtcttttggacaaatattcttattagtcttagtcatatttttgtcatttcaaaatgtgttagtcttcgtctagttttagtcgacagttactcaaaatgttttcatctgtaaaattcaaatgaagaaagacgagcacatattgtagcgtctactaggacaacgccaacttcatgatgataatacatacCGTACTCAGCAAGCAAAGCAGCACATTATTTTGGATTAAACACACCTAGAAGCCACGAAccgtatgtaaaaaaaagttgtccgagcatTTAAGATGCTCGCCACGCTgaagttgatgctaatgctaatgtgacgagttacatttagtgtgtgatgatctctcagcacagacctttaaaggctaaagcaacattgcatattctgtcttgccaagataagaaaacaaatcttaccatgtgttttcatacaagcaagatggagtgctgcctagcttgaaacacatcctaaactccagtGACAAGAGTAAGAGAGAGGCGCAGCACACCTCacttgagtgacacgacccaaacactgcaatGATACTAGATGACGTACTCCATGTATTATACGAAAATGTGACACATTGTgagcatatgacagaaactatgtccATAAATGTCACAATCAgctgacgagacagctcctacaggcaTTGCACCACGGCGTCCCATAGGAGGCCGGGCCAGGTAGAGCGTCGTGGCAGCTCTCACTGCGATAAACAGACGCTGCATTCTAACGCcgaatttaggtggaaacaggacgaaagttttaTTGCATACAAGTtggcaggagtgtctcgagaGGGATTTGGTCcaggattcaaagtaattattacataaaatagcaccatgcatccactttgaaacgttgtgaaaaaaaatgaaatgaatgggaaacaagtagcgtaactttagcttgaaatatttacataaaatgaatgataactgcacggtgttttgctttaaaccaagaatctagactgttttacattcatatctatagaaattccggcaTTTACgcaattatttacaagaattttcatcttaaaaaaactgttttgtgacggccttcacgttggattttgtatctatacacaatagcataacttatacttcaaataatcaggtaattttcggccaactgcccattttttgtcaaaaaaaaaaaaaaaaactagtaatttagacatttctgtgtTAATACAAAAAACATTCGGCTTTTAGGTGCTCtaagggccagatagccggcaagactgCTGAGACAggagtgacatcggaattcaacctatataagttgtgattgtatatagaaaaatgcaaaaaaattttgTTGAGTAAATTTGAGATGATTTGCATGCTTtcatcaagtattaagtttctgatgtgaaaattgagtgatttattagctgttgaaaacttcgtcaacaaaatattttcgtgatcatcattgttgatgaaaacaacactggtgcacACCTTCATTTCATACAAATAAAATGATATTAATGGAATCATAGGTGCATGTGCTGGACTGGACAAATTGCTATTTCACATAGTTTTACTTGTTTGATTCCCGAAATTGTTCACATACCATCTTTGGAACAatttccaggagaaaacaaaggcAAACAACACTTACaacatgtatatatattgttCACTTAATATTTCATACATGATTTTGTGGGAGGTGAGTATAGCTTTAGGGCACTTTCAcactagaccaagaggaccagggtccggttggatAGCTacgtcacaacaacacttgcaaatgagttgttgaaaaagttcagcattcacacatTGCCTCAACCAAATTTTCCAAGTAGTATCACGTGgacgaaaggcgcactcattgattggacaaatagaagaggaaatacctctCTCCTGGGAGGGGAGGGAGCGTGGCGCGTTACTACGTGGTGCTGCGATGCTGAACGGGATGTGCAATAGCATTATTCTTACATGTTAAACTGTATagtttttttcttattattgttttaaCTGTCTTTTATTTTGCTATGATAATATAACCGTGCATCTGTATGTGTCGACCTTTTGTCAACTGACTGTTTTGTGAAGCAGAAGTTTGTGTTCAAGTAAgttccaataaaaaaataaaaacgtaatgtagcatagcaAAGCAAGTCACCGCTCGGCCAGTTGCAGGGAAGCTCCCTTCCGACTCAATGCCGAGCGAACTGCAGAACATTAAAAAATGGATagcggaaaattaaaccacgaaagggaaccATGTGGTGTGCCCAATCACACAGGCGTGCGATCGCTATCTCTTtagtgactttttggactgtcaaatattcatcacttccaggagagcgagactcacgaaACGACCACCCCATTAGGCTCCGCCTGTCTCAATTGCCACACTCGAACCCAGTTTTGtctatcaaatgcaactgcttagcgcagCACATAACATTTGGCCACGGCTaatcgtctgtcatcttgccattgttgattttgaatagcttCCGCGCTGTATTTCCGCTTCCATGGATGCCCTACGTGTACCATCACAGCTCCACACTGAAACGCTGTacataaagtagcaaaagcgGACAGAGACCCAcaatttttgagcggaccagagttcggttgtttggtccgaactagagtGTAGATGCGCGTTCAAATTTACAAAAtgaagcggactatctgagaaaaagaactctggtccttTTAAAACAGAGCAAACAGTACTAGTATGAAAGCGCCCTTACATGTAAAATGAATAGTCTGGTCAGGATTTTGTTCACTCAAGTTCTGTTGTTCTGTAAATGTGAGCTTCCTCACCTGACATCTGAACTAAAGATGGTGGGGTTGTTGAACCACtctgtagagaaaaaaaaaataatgaacattATTTCTACACTGAACAAATTCTGAGAACTCCAATCAAGGTCTACAAATATCTAAAATAATATCAAGGGAAAAGGTTGAAAgttctttctcctcttctggTAAGAAAACACTTGAAGGAAGTTGATAAACAAAACGGAATTTAAAAGGTTTCAGAAAGAGATGATCACAAAAGAAAAAGTTGAATGTCTGAAAACGAATTGTCATGTCTCAAGACAGGTCATTTGATGTAATTCATGTCATGGCATTTGTTATAGTATTTCTGATTAGTAGTATTGTCGTCGTAGTAGTTGGAAGACTGGGTAATAGACTATGGGCCGACATTAGTCCCACTGttctatttacattttaatattGATCTCTATGTTTGAacacttgaattaaaaaaataaattcaagttgGATCATTTGAAAATGTATTGCTTAATTTGAAATATTGCATTGAAAAACTGAAtttgaatagtatcatttgaaaTTCAATTTCATTGGTTTGGAACTGAAGTCCAATAAACTTGAAAATTAATGTGAGATTACATTCAGTTAGGTTCTTTGAAATTGTATTTGGTCCTTACTAAAAAGTTCAactcaaaatatttttcacATTCAGGTCTCACCATTCAAATTCAGATAGCTTAATTCAGCTACAGGTCGCTGTGACAAACATCAGAGTAGTTTCAGAAAAGCATCTGATCGCAAATAAGATTTCATCGTGGCCAATTAGCAAATTCATTTTTGAGCGCATGACACTTGTCACTTGCTGCTACTCGCACATATGCCATTATCCAAACTCAACACTTTATTTCACCATTGTATCACTGCGAATCACACAGAATTAATTATTCATTACGGAAGAATACAAACTGAATAGTGGAATTCTAAACTGAAATCTAACATAATTCGAAAATCTACAAATCTGTCATTTTTGCCCACATTTTGTTTCTTATCATATACCATTTGTAAGATACTGT encodes:
- the LOC130917862 gene encoding POU class 2 homeobox associating-factor 2-like, whose protein sequence is MDTEYSKRVYQGVRVKHTVKDLLAEKRSRQTNGPRYSSGSTTPPSLVQMSGSHMLPSYYGMRRPFISDSDFASSTKQFSSDVYPSTYGGRTLSCETSSFSLIDTYYPDTFSEYRNTTANFSSSGGSFLPSAALSSLLPPPFSGESSHVYMRDSWEQSVPEPVPQVEPLCPDNLASVPSSMPSPDSQGSPSQPSQGSSIGLASSSQSYTLHSLEDANYHLLTSNNSYAAPPSSFLCPPYINTDLMSKIVTEEAVDSHSSLPLNLEAHTSWDKEDNVSGWSPYELRRAY